One Legionella lansingensis genomic region harbors:
- a CDS encoding adenosine kinase, whose amino-acid sequence MKKYHVYGIGNALLDRDAQVDEALLQALDIEKGVMTLTDEARHKCLIEALEGNFCHSGCGGSAANTLIALSQFGGRGFYSCKVANDDAGQLFLKELYALGLDCNLQPDALSPGVTGQCLVLVTDDAQRTMNTHLGISETLCPDVLDMQAISAAEYLYLEGYLVTSATARNALLAARKHAKRTGTKVALTLSDANMVRYFKNELLTVIDGHVDLLFCNEEEALLFTETHHLETAIALLQPSANHLVVTRGSEGAVIAIDGEILSIPTFAIKAIDTVGAGDMFAGAYLYAITHGYAPQLATILANRAAAEVVGQFGARLKDEQVLAIKREFIENNYSILRQRHVVPEVNEHALPS is encoded by the coding sequence ATGAAAAAATATCATGTCTATGGAATTGGTAACGCCTTATTGGATAGGGATGCGCAAGTGGATGAAGCACTTTTGCAAGCTCTGGATATCGAAAAGGGGGTCATGACACTAACGGATGAAGCAAGACATAAATGTCTTATAGAAGCTTTGGAAGGGAATTTCTGTCATAGTGGCTGTGGGGGCTCTGCAGCCAACACCTTGATTGCACTGAGTCAGTTTGGTGGCCGCGGTTTTTATAGTTGTAAAGTAGCCAATGATGATGCAGGTCAATTGTTCCTAAAAGAATTATATGCCTTAGGGCTTGATTGCAATTTGCAGCCAGATGCGCTATCTCCTGGCGTAACCGGTCAATGTCTGGTTCTGGTTACTGATGATGCCCAACGCACTATGAATACACATCTTGGTATATCCGAAACGTTATGTCCTGACGTTCTGGATATGCAGGCTATCAGTGCTGCTGAGTATCTGTATCTGGAAGGTTATCTGGTTACCTCTGCAACGGCGAGAAATGCCTTATTGGCGGCTAGAAAGCATGCCAAACGAACTGGCACCAAAGTCGCCTTAACATTATCAGATGCCAATATGGTGCGTTATTTTAAAAATGAATTGCTCACAGTGATTGATGGGCATGTCGATCTCTTGTTTTGCAATGAGGAAGAAGCTCTTTTATTTACAGAAACGCATCATTTAGAAACAGCCATTGCCTTATTACAGCCCTCCGCGAATCATCTAGTCGTTACTCGTGGTAGCGAGGGCGCTGTGATTGCTATTGATGGGGAAATTCTTTCCATTCCAACGTTTGCTATTAAAGCCATTGATACTGTTGGAGCGGGAGATATGTTTGCTGGTGCTTATCTGTATGCAATCACTCATGGCTATGCTCCCCAATTAGCTACTATTCTTGCCAATAGGGCTGCAGCAGAAGTTGTTGGACAGTTTGGAGCACGTTTAAAGGATGAACAGGTGTTAGCCATTAAACGTGAATTTATTGAGAATAATTACAGTATTTTACGGCAAAGGCATGTTGTCCCAGAAGTGAATGAGCATGCTCTGCCATCTTAA
- the hemL gene encoding glutamate-1-semialdehyde 2,1-aminomutase, with protein MMYSQQLFAQAQAVIPGGVNSPVRAFKGVGGDPIFFKQGKGAYLIDADNKHYIDYVGSWGPLILGHCHPNVISAVSEVLHNGMSFGAPTELEVKLAQKITHLMPAIEKIRMVNSGTEATMTAIRLARGFTGKNKIIKFNGCYHGHNDGLLVKAGSGLLTLGLPSTPGIPASITEHTLTADFNNLEQTAALFERYRGDIAAVILEPIAGNMGFVMPRPQFLKELRQLCTENEALLIFDEVMTGFRVALGGAQALFNVTPDLTTLGKVIGGGMPVGAVGGSAAIMNHLAPEGTVYQAGTLSGNPLAMAAGLATLVEIERPGFFENLAKYTSAMVQGLAEIAESFNMPFCYASQGGMFGFCFNSKKQVLDYRDVASSDEVLFKQFFHGMLEKGIYFAPSMYEAGFVSSAHQNEEMRLTFEAAESVLAKIKVSA; from the coding sequence ATGATGTACTCACAGCAATTATTTGCTCAAGCACAAGCAGTGATCCCGGGTGGAGTTAATTCACCTGTACGGGCTTTTAAAGGAGTAGGTGGGGATCCTATCTTTTTTAAGCAAGGGAAAGGGGCTTATTTAATTGATGCTGATAATAAACACTACATTGATTATGTGGGTTCTTGGGGGCCATTGATTCTAGGGCATTGCCACCCCAATGTGATTAGCGCCGTGAGCGAGGTGCTACATAATGGCATGAGCTTTGGTGCACCTACAGAGCTTGAGGTCAAACTTGCTCAAAAGATAACCCATTTAATGCCTGCTATTGAAAAAATTCGCATGGTAAATTCAGGCACAGAAGCAACCATGACTGCAATACGATTGGCGCGTGGCTTTACTGGGAAAAACAAAATTATCAAATTTAATGGTTGCTACCATGGGCACAATGATGGCTTATTGGTCAAAGCAGGCTCAGGATTATTGACTTTGGGGCTGCCCTCTACACCTGGCATTCCCGCGAGTATTACAGAGCATACACTAACAGCGGATTTTAATAACTTAGAGCAAACTGCAGCGTTGTTTGAACGATATCGAGGCGATATCGCTGCTGTCATTCTTGAACCTATTGCTGGAAACATGGGATTTGTTATGCCCAGGCCGCAATTCCTCAAAGAACTACGTCAATTATGCACAGAGAATGAGGCTCTGCTTATTTTTGATGAAGTGATGACTGGATTCAGAGTTGCTTTGGGTGGAGCACAGGCTCTATTTAATGTTACACCCGACCTCACAACCCTTGGCAAAGTCATTGGCGGGGGAATGCCCGTTGGAGCTGTGGGTGGAAGTGCTGCGATTATGAACCATTTAGCGCCGGAAGGAACGGTTTATCAAGCTGGCACTTTATCAGGTAATCCTTTAGCAATGGCTGCTGGATTAGCTACACTTGTCGAAATAGAGAGGCCTGGATTTTTTGAAAATCTTGCTAAGTATACTTCTGCTATGGTTCAAGGGTTAGCTGAAATAGCTGAGTCTTTTAATATGCCATTCTGCTATGCCTCCCAAGGTGGTATGTTTGGATTTTGTTTTAATTCTAAAAAGCAGGTGCTTGACTATCGCGATGTGGCTTCATCAGATGAGGTTTTATTTAAGCAGTTTTTCCATGGCATGTTGGAGAAAGGAATCTATTTTGCTCCTTCAATGTATGAAGCGGGATTTGTGTCAAGTGCTCATCAGAATGAGGAAATGCGCTTAACGTTCGAAGCGGCTGAATCAGTATTAGCGAAAATAAAGGTTAGTGCATAA
- a CDS encoding rubredoxin: MQEYKRYICVICGFIYDEAEGWPEDGIEPGTRWEDVPENWFCPDCGAGKEDFEMVELD; this comes from the coding sequence ATGCAAGAATATAAACGATATATTTGTGTCATTTGCGGCTTTATCTATGATGAAGCTGAGGGATGGCCAGAAGATGGCATAGAGCCAGGTACTCGTTGGGAAGATGTGCCAGAAAATTGGTTTTGTCCGGATTGTGGCGCTGGAAAAGAAGATTTTGAAATGGTTGAATTGGATTAA
- the hemJ gene encoding protoporphyrinogen oxidase HemJ: protein MLTIKAFHIIAMVAWFAGLFYLPRLFVYHAETNDSISIERFKVMERRLYYGITWPAAILTTVLGLLLILFNPQYYLKAGWMHAKLGLVLLLWVYHLFCGHFRKCFAQQKNTKGSRFYRIFNELPTLFLIAIVLLVVTKPF from the coding sequence ATGCTCACTATTAAAGCTTTCCACATTATTGCAATGGTTGCTTGGTTTGCTGGCCTTTTTTATCTTCCACGTCTTTTTGTTTATCATGCCGAGACGAACGATAGCATCAGCATCGAGCGTTTCAAAGTCATGGAGCGTCGACTTTACTATGGGATTACTTGGCCTGCTGCGATTCTAACCACTGTTCTCGGACTACTGCTTATCCTTTTTAATCCGCAATATTATTTGAAAGCAGGATGGATGCATGCCAAACTTGGGCTCGTTCTTTTATTGTGGGTTTATCATCTCTTTTGTGGGCATTTTAGAAAGTGCTTTGCACAACAAAAGAATACTAAAGGCTCGAGATTCTATCGTATTTTTAATGAGTTACCGACTTTATTCTTAATAGCTATTGTCTTGTTAGTGGTAACTAAACCCTTTTAA